GGGGTCCCACGAGGAGGAGGTGAGAGTCCCTGCGCTGAGCTGGGGGAGGCCCCGGGCTCCCGCCCCAGCCTCGAAGCCCCgccccaggctggatttgaattGCTTGTGGCTCCGCCCACAGCCCATTTTCCTCTGGAAGCTGAGACCCCGCCCCGTGCCAGCTGCCACGCCCCTGACAGGTCCTCTGCCACTCTAAGTCCAGGCCCCGCCCACCGCACAATGCCAGCTCTGCCCACTCTAAGGTCCCGCCCACTTCCACTCCTTGGGGGCGGCACCCTCCCCTTGGTCCTGTGGGCCCGTTCTCCAGCAGAAAACCACGCCCACCAAGCAGAGGCCACGCCCACAACCGAAGTCAACGCCAACCCTGTACTCAAACCTCGGCCCATAGTTCCTCAGATCCCCTCACCCCTGGCCAGGGATCCCTCTAACCCACCGTGTCCCGACTGCTGACCGGGCCCTACCTCCATCTTTTCCGGGTTCTTCCTCCCAGCTAGGCCCCGCCCCCATCCCCGCCCATACGCGTTAGGCCCCGCCCATGCCCCTCTGAGCCCTGCCCCAGTACGCCAGGCCCCCCTCCCAACGACGCAGCCCGGTTCTGCAGCCGGTGAAGAAACGCGGCTGGCCCAAGGGCAAGAAGCGGAAGAAGATTCTGCCGAATGGGCCCAAGGCACCGGTCACGGGCTACGTGCGCTTCCTGAACGAGCGGCGCGAGCAGATCCGCACGCGCCACCCGGATCTGCCCTTTCCCGAGATCACCAAGATGCTGGGCGCCGAGTGGAGCAAGCTGCAGCCAACGGAAAAGCAggtgggcggggcggggcgcCGAGCAGGGCTGGCGGGGTCCACGGACTACCCCCCAGTAGCCCCGACCCCCAAAGGATTCCACGTGCAGggtttttccttcttcctggagAAATGCCCACCCataaccaactttttttttttttttttttgtgagatggagtcttgctctgttgcccaggctggagtgcagtggcgtgatctcagctcactgcaacctccgcctcccggcttcaagcaattctcctgtctcagcctctcaggtagctgggattacaggcgcgtgctaccatgccctgctaatttttgtatttttagtagaaatggggtttcgccatgttggccaggctggtctcgaactcttgacctcaaatgatccgcccacctcagcctcccaaagtattgatattaaaggcgttagccaccgtggccagcccaTGACCAGCTTTTGGGGGCGCGGCTAGCAAGAGGCAAGACAGATTGAAAACTGGATGACCAACAAAGATATGTCTAAGAAGTCAGGATGGGGCCTGGATTTTTTGCGAAACCCGATTTTCATATCCTGTTagtttaaaaattgcaaaaacatCACGGAAATGTAACAAAAGCCATCACTGCTTTGCATCCCTGTAAGTGAGATTTCAAAGAGAGAAACGGGTGCGGGAGGGAGTCCAGGCATCCGCATACGCTGGAGGTTGGGTTCCTGCCCATGACTCTGGCGTCCGGGAGTGGTTTgtcagggctggaggtggggaagaGTCCGGGGCATGGGAAGTGAGGTGGGAGCTCGGAGGTCCCTGAGCAACAGGCTGAGGAGCCGGTTCTGTCTGCCTGGAGGGAATAGGGAGCTATAGAAGGTTCAGGAGAGGGGAGGGTGCTGTGAAAGCAGAGTGATAAAGACTGGATCCTGGCGTTGGAGGCTTCCCCTGCTTCAAGCCTTCTGGTGCTGCCCCCCAGCGGTACCTGGATGAGGCCgagagagagaagcagcagtACATGAAGGAGCTGCGGGCGTACCAGCAGTCTGAAGCCTATAAGATGTGCACGGAGAAGATCCAGGAGAAGAAGATCAAGAAAGGTGGGaggggtcgggcgcggtggctcacgcctgtcatcccagcactttgggaggccgaggcgggtgtatcacctgaggtcagaccagcctggccaacatagtgaaaccctccccctctactaaaaatacaaaaattacctgggcgtggtggcgggtgcctgtaatcccagctactcgggaggctgaggcaggagaattgcttgaacccgggaggtggaggttgcagtgagccaagattgcgccattgcactctagccagggcgacagggcgagactccgtctcaaaaaaaaaaaaaaaagaaaaagaaaaatgaaaggtgGGAGGGGCCGGTGCGAGCAGTTGGGGTCCTGCTCTGTGGGGTGCGACCTCAGCCCAGGCAGGGCCTCCCTCCGTGGGGCACAGTCCCGTGGGTTGGGCGGGGGAAAGATACATAGCCAGACAGGAGTGAAGGGGGCTCACTCGGTACAGCGATGGGGGATGCCCAGACGCGGGGCACTCAAGTGGGGAGCTGGAGCCGGCTGAGCAGCGCTGACCTAGGGTGCAGGGCGTGGTCCCTGGAGGCCTGGGAGGCTGAccctgcccttcccctcccccgCCAGAAGACTCGAGCTCTGGGCTCATGAACACTCTCCTGAATGGACACAAGGTAAGCGACCTTCTTCCTCTCAAAGCACCTGGGGGAGAAAGGTCTGGAGGCTTCTAGAACCCTGAGTCAGAGCCAGTGCTCGCCCAGATGTGTGCAAGCAGGGGCGGTGCCACTGCACCGTGGGATCGCTGTTGATTGTACTCCCACCGGGGTGTCCCAGGAGACCCTCCTAGGCTTGGGGCACACCCAGAGAGCGTGGCTGCCTCCTACCACCAGTAAATTGCCACCTTGTCCCTTCGTCTTAGGGTGGGGACTGCGATGGCTTCTCCACCTTCGATGTTCCCATCTTCACTGAAGAGTTCTTGGACCAAAACAAAGGTGAGCGGTAACTGCGCTCCTGATGCGAACTCCGTGAAACTGGGTGGTAGAGGGGGGCGTGGGCCAGGAGGGCCCCAAGACTGCAGGAGGCGGATCGGGAGGTTCCCTATGAGCGTCCAGGCGCACGCTGTCGCTCCAGAGGCTGATGtggagcaggaggcagagggcGCAGTGAGGGAAACCTGGGCAGGGGCACGTCCCGGGCAAAAGCCCGGAGGTAGGGGAAAGGGGAGGCGCAGGCTTTGACCCCGCTCCCCCCGGCGCAGCGCGTGAGGCGGAGCTTCGGCGCTTGCGGAAGATGAATGTGGCCTTCGAGGAGCAGAACGCGGTACTGCAGAGGCACACGCAGAGCATGAGCAGCGCGCGCGAGCGTCTGGAGCAGGAGCTGGCGCTGGAGGAGCGGAGGACGCTGGCGCTGCAGCAGCAGCTCCAGGCCGTGCGCCAGGCGCTCACCGCCAGCTTCGCCTCACTGCCGGTGCCGGGTGCGGGCCACGCCCATCTCCCAGTCCCGCCCCGGTCACCCGGCCCCGCCCGCCTCCccccccctcctcccttccccccttcccctgTCGCCCGGCGCCGCCCATCGCCCCGTCCCCTCTTCCCCAGTCACCCGGCCCCGCCTATCGCCCCGCCCTCATCACCCCCAGCTCCGCCTCCTCCCCGACCCCCGCACCCCTACCCCATAGCTCCGTCTGGTTCTTCCCAGACCACACCCGAGCTCCGCTCCGCGCCCCGTTACTCGGCCGGCTCCCTGACCTCGCCCCCACCGACCGCGCCTCCCGGCCACGACCTCTCCCGACGCGTCCCCGCTTACTCGCTTCCTCCCGCAGCCCCTTTGTGCCCCCACCCTTCGCGCCCCCACCGCTCCCTACCGGCCCCACCGTCGCTGGCCCCTCTCCCTCGCCAGCCCCCGACCAGCCTGAGCACTGACCCAGCCTCCCCGCTCGCCACGCCACGTTCCCATTCACCCCACCTCCCCACGCCCCCGTCACCCATCCCTCCCCACGCCCCGCTGACGCCTGAGCCCCCTCCACCACCCCAGTCACGTCCCACGCGACCCCAGCCCCCCGGTGTCATCCCCACCTCCCCGACCTCGTTCCCTCCGTCCGTGACTGTCCTCAGCGGACCCTGGACGCCCGCCGCTCTAGCCCCGCGTCCCCACCCTGTCCCCGTCCTCGCCATCCTCCTGCCCCGGCTTACCTTAGCCCACCCTGCGCCGCTCCTGCGCTGGCGGTGTCCGGACCTCTGAGCGCCCGCGCGACCCGCCCTGAGTCACCCCCTACCGCTGCCCCTGGAGCCCCCGCCCCGCGACTCCCCGGCACCCTCGCCTGACCTTCCCGCCTGTCCCCCAGGCACGGGCGAAACGCCCACGCTGGGCACTCTGGACTTCTACATGGCCCGGCTTCACGGAGCCATCGAGCGCGACCCCGCCCAGCACGAGAAGCTCATCGTCCGCATCAAGGAAATCCTGGCCCAGGTCGCCAGGTGTGTGCCGGGcgaggcggggcggggccggggttCAAGGCCCGGATGTGCCCGCCCTGGGGTTCCCCAGGTCCGCGAGGGCTGCTGGGTGGGACTCCGCAGCTTACTAGAGATCACCTCCCGGAGGGGCCTACCTGCGGTCGCCCCTGATGCACCAG
The DNA window shown above is from Homo sapiens chromosome 19, GRCh38.p14 Primary Assembly and carries:
- the HMG20B gene encoding SWI/SNF-related matrix-associated actin-dependent regulator of chromatin subfamily E member 1-related isoform X1, with the translated sequence MSHGPKQPGAAAAPAGGKAPGQHGGFVVTVKQERGEGPRAGEKGSHEEEPVKKRGWPKGKKRKKILPNGPKAPVTGYVRFLNERREQIRTRHPDLPFPEITKMLGAEWSKLQPTEKQRYLDEAEREKQQYMKELRAYQQSEAYKMCTEKIQEKKIKKDSSSGLMNTLLNGHKGGDCDGFSTFDVPIFTEEFLDQNKAREAELRRLRKMNVAFEEQNAVLQRHTQSMSSARERLEQELALEERRTLALQQQLQAVRQALTASFASLPVPGTGETPTLGTLDFYMARLHGAIERDPAQHEKLIVRIKEILAQVASEHL
- the HMG20B gene encoding SWI/SNF-related matrix-associated actin-dependent regulator of chromatin subfamily E member 1-related, producing MSHGPKQPGAAAAPAGGKAPGQHGGFVVTVKQERGEGPRAGEKGSHEEEPVKKRGWPKGKKRKKILPNGPKAPVTGYVRFLNERREQIRTRHPDLPFPEITKMLGAEWSKLQPTEKQRYLDEAEREKQQYMKELRAYQQSEAYKMCTEKIQEKKIKKEDSSSGLMNTLLNGHKGGDCDGFSTFDVPIFTEEFLDQNKAREAELRRLRKMNVAFEEQNAVLQRHTQSMSSARERLEQELALEERRTLALQQQLQAVRQALTASFASLPVPGTGETPTLGTLDFYMARLHGAIERDPAQHEKLIVRIKEILAQVASEHL